The DNA segment GGAGTCTGCAACTCGACTCCATGAAGTCGGAATCGCTAGTAATCGTAGATCAGAATGCTACGGTGAATACGTTCCCGGGCCTTGTACACACCGCCCGTCACACCATGGGAGTGGGTTGCAAAAGAAGTAGGTAGCTTAACCTTCGGGAGGGCGCTTACCACTTTGTGATTCATGACTGGGGTGAAGTCGTAACAAGGTAACCGTAGGGGAACCTGCGGTTGGATCACCTCCTTACCTAAGAGATACGTGTTATGTGCAGTGCTCACACAGATTGTCTGATGAAGAACGAGCAAAAGCGCGTCTGCGAAGCTGACTGAAGTCCCCTTCGTCTAGAGGCCTAGGACACCGCCCTTTCACGGCGGTAACAGGGGTTCGAATCCCCTAGGGGACGCCAATTGCGCGGTATGAGTGAAAGGCGTACCACACTATAGTCTGATGAGAATCAGAGAATAGTTAAGATAATTCGCATGAGTTATTTTACCTATTATGCTCTTTAACAATCTGGAACAAGCTGAAAAATTGAAAACAAATCAATATATCACCGAGGTATATTGATGAGTCTCTCAAAATCTCAAACTTTGAATGTGTTTTTGACATCAAAGTGGGATGAGCGAGCAATTTACAGTTCGAGGCGGCCAGCGCACAGCAAGCGGAACATACTAAAGTATGTGAGCATTGCGAGCACTGCCCAACGATGAAATGTAATCTGCGCAGCCATCACCACCAAGAGAGTCATCGAAAAAGACACCTTCGGGTTGTGAGGTTAAGCGAATAAGCGTACACGGTGGATGCCTAGGCAATCAGAGGCGATGAAGGACGTGCTAATCTGCGATAAGCGTCGGTAAGGTGATATGAACCGTTATACCCGACGATTTCCGAATGGGGAAACCCAATATCCAATGGATATTATCATTAACTGAATACATAGGTTAATGAAGCGAACCGGGAGAACTGAAACATCTCAGTACCCCGAGGAAAAGAAATCAACCGAGATTCCCCTAGTAGCGGCGAGCGAACGGGGAACAGCCCAGAGTCTTAATCAACAGCAGCATCAGGAGAACGGTCTGGAAAGTCCGGCAGTAAAGGGTGATAGCCCCGTATCTGAAGATGCTGTTATTGTGAACTCGACGAGTAGGGCGGGACACGTGTTATCCTGTCTGAATATGGGGGGACCATCCTCCAAGGCTAAATACTCCTGATTGACCGATAGTGAACCAGTACCGTGAGGGAAAGGCGAAAAGAACCCCGGCGAGGGGAGTGAAAAAGAACCTGAAACCGTGTACGTACAAGCAGTAGGAGCCTCTTCGTGAGGTGACTGCGTACCTTTTGTATAATGGGTCAGCGACTTATATTCTGTAGCAAGGTTAACCGTATAGGGGAGCCGTAGGGAAACCGAGTCTTAACTGGGCGAATGAGTTGCAGGGTATAGACCCGAAACCCGGTGATCTATCCATGGGCAGGTTGAAGGTTGGGTAACACTAACTGGAGGACCGAACCGACTAATGTTGAAAAATTAGCGGATGACTTGTGGATGGGGGTGAAAGGCCAATCAAACCGGGAGATAGCTGGTTCTCCCCGAAAGCTATTTAGGTAGCGCCTCGTGAATTCATCTTCGGGGGTAGAGCACTGTTTCGACTAGGGGGTCATCCCGACTTACCAACTCGATGCAAACTGCGAATACCGAAGAATGTTATCACGGGAGACACACGGCGGGTGCTAACGTCCGTCGTGAAGAGGGAAACAACCCAGACCGCCAGCTAAGGTCCCAAAGTCATGGTTAAGTGGGAAACGAAGTGGGAAGGCTCAGACAGCCAGGATGTTGGCTTAGAAGCAGCCATCATTTAAAGAAAGCGTAATAGCTCACTGGTCGAGTCGGCCCGCGCGGAAGATGTAACGGGGCTAAACCATGCACCGAAGCTGCGGCAGCGACACTATGTGTTGTTGGGTAGGGGAGCGTTCTGTAAGCCTGCGAAGGTGTACTGTGAGGTATGCTGGAGGTATCAGAAGTGCGAATGCTGACATAAGTAACGATAATGCGGGTGAAAAACCCGCACGCCGGAAGACCAAGGGTTCCTGTCCAACGTTAATCGGGGCAGGGTGAGTCGACCCCTAAGGCGAGGCTGAAAAGCGTAGTCGATGGGAAACGGGTTAATATTCCCGTACTGGTGGTAACTGCGATGGGGGAACGGAGAAGGCTAGGTTGTCCGGGCGACGGTCGTCCCGGTTCAAGCATGTAGGCAGAGTGATTAGGCAAATCCGGTCACTTAATGCTGAGGTGTGATGACGAGCCACTAAGGTGGTGAAGCAATTGATGCCCTGCTTCCAGGAAAAGCCTCTAAGCTTCAGGTTACCAACAATCGTACCCCAAACCGACACAGGTGGTCAGGTAGAGAATACTCAGGCGCTTGAGAGAACTCGGGTGAAGGAACTAGGCAAAATGGTGCCGTAACTTCGGGAGAAGGCACGCTGGCGGTAAGTGAAGTCCCTCGCGGACGGAGCCGAAGCCAGTCGAAGATACCAGCTGGCTGCAACTGTTTATTAAAAACACAGCACTGTGCAAACACGAAAGTGGACGTATACGGTGTGACGCCTGCCCGGTGCTGGAAGGTTAATTGATGGGGTTATCCTTAGGGAGAAGCTCTTGATCGAAGCCCCAGTAAACGGCGGCCGTAACTATAACGGTCCTAAGGTAGCGAAATTCCTTGTCGGGTAAGTTCCGACCTGCACGAATGGCGTAATGATGGCCAGGCTGTCTCCACCCGAGACTCAGTGAAATTGAACTCGCTGTGAAGATGCAGTGTACCCGCGGCAAGACGGAAAGACCCCGTGAACCTTTACTATAGCTTGACACTGAACATTGAGCCTTGATGTGTAGGATAGGTGGGAGACTATGAAGTGTGGACGCCAGTCTGCATGGAGTCAACCTTGAAATACCACCCTTTAACGTTTGATGTTCTAACCTAGGTCCATAATCTGGATCGGGGACCGTGTCTGGTGGGTAGTTTGACTGGGGCGGTCTCCTCCTAAAGAGTAACGGAGGAGCACGAAGGTTGGCTAAGCATGGTCGGACATCATGCGGTTAGTGCAAAGGCATAAGCCAGCTTGACTGTGAGAGTGACGGCTCGAGCAGGTACGAAAGTAGGTCTTAGTGATCCGGTGGTTCTGAATGGAAGGGCCATCGCTCAACGGATAAAAGGTACTCCGGGGATAACAGGCTGATACCGCCCAAGAGTTCATATCGACGGCGGTGTTTGGCACCTCGATGTCGGCTCATCACATCCTGGGGCTGAAGTAGGTCCCAAGGGTATGGCTGTTCGCCATTTAAAGTGGTACGCGAGCTGGGTTTAGAACGTCGTGAGACAGTTCGGTCCCTATCTGCCGTGGGCGTTGGAAGATTGAGAGGGGTTGCTCCTAGTACGAGAGGACCGGAGTGAACGCACCACTGGTGTTCGGGTTGTCATGCCAATGGCATTGCCCGGTAGCTAAGTGCGGAAGAGATAACCGCTGAAAGCATCTAAGCGGGAAACTTGCCTCGAGATGAGTCTTCCCTGTCACCTAGAGTGACCTAAAGGAACGTTTAAGACTAAGACGTTGATAGGCTGGGTGTGTAAGCGTAGCGATACGTTGAGCTAACCAGTACTAATGAACCGTGAGGCTTAACCTGACAACACCGAAGGTGTTTTGTCTGAGAGACGACAGTAGATGAAGTAAGCTTGTTTAAGATTGAAATTGCTGGTTACTGAGGAAGAAACAACAGTAACGGGTAATAAAACCGAATTTGCTTGGCGGCCATAGCGCAGCGGACCCACCTGAATCCATGCCGAACTCAGAAGTGAAACGTTGTAGCGCCGATGGTAGTGTGGGGTCTCCCCATGTGAGAGTAGGGAACTGCCAGGCATCAATTAAAGCGTTAGTGTTAAATAACATTAATCGCGCAAAGAATACGCGGAGCGGTAGTTCAGTTGGTTAGAATACCTGCCTGTCACGCAGGGGGTCGCGGGTTCGAGTCCCGTCCGTTCCGCCAACTATTTAGGGGCGTAGTTCAATTGGTAGAGCACCGGTCTCCAAAACCGGGTGTTGGGAGTTCGAGCCTCTCCGCCCCTGCCAGTTACCAATTAAGTAATAACAAAATTTATACTTCTTTGTAGCCCAGTTAATTAACTGGGCTTTTTGTTATCTATATATTCTCAATATTTACTGCCCTAAATTCCCATCGACTAACCTGCCAATGTGCTTCTTTTACTAATATCTATCAGTAATATTTCCCGTTATATGTAATAAAAATTCTAGCGATAAAGCTTAAACCCAAGAGTAATTCGTTAATATCATGAATAACTATGGTGTGGATTTAAGCTTTATTGATGATTTATCGGCTGTTTTAATAGCTGTTGTATTAATACTTGTTGATCACTCGTATTTAGCCAAACTGCAAATAAAGGTTTTTGAATAATTTCTGTTGAGGCAGGAGCTAAATCTGAATAGAGATCTAGCCAATGTGTAGGTAGAAATGCAACTGCTTGCGTTGTTTTCATTAACTGATAAGCAATCATTGCGGAGTTAGTGGTTAAAATAGGATCAATTTTCTGCACGGCACCACTAGGAAGAAAAGACTGAAAATCGGCGCTCCATTCAATTTTGATAAATTGTGCTATTTCTTCGGTTTTATTTGATGCAATTTTCATCAACTGAAAAGTAATATCGCCAATAATTTTACTTTCTAATTCATCCATCTTTGGTGCTTCAGTCGTAAAAAGAAGATCTAGCTCTCTTGCATGAAGTTGTTTTACAAGAGATTGCCTTGTAGAGACTCTAGATTCGATTTTAAGCTCTTTTCTTTCTAGATAAGATTCCTGTAACCAAGATGTTAGATATGCTTCCCAGAGCGATGCTGTGGCTCCAATTGATAGCTCTGAATGTTGAGAAGCATGGCTAATCTCTTTTTTAGCGAGAAGCCATGTATTCATTAACGATTCAGCATAGGGGATCAGTCTTTCACCCGCGACAGTTAGACGAATATTATTACGATGGCGAGTAAATAGATTTGTGCCTAATTGTGTTTCCAATTGTCGTATTCTAAAACTAACCGCAGACTGCGTTAAATAAAGAGATTCAGCGGCTCGTCCAAAGTGTCTAGTCTTACTGACTTCCAAAAAGGTTTTCAGTAATTCGGTATCCACATCTATCTCCAAAAAAATTTGTCGTTACGATTTAAATATTTTGTTTTACAGAACCGCATGACTATCTAATACTCCGCGCCATAAGTATGACGATAGAGAATTAGGAGTGTGTCAGATGGCAGAAAGTTTTATCACGACTAATCGTTTTTTTGACAATAAACATTATCCGCGTGGTTTTTCTCGTCATGGCGATTTCACTATCAAGGAATCCCAGATATTGGAACGTCATGGTCAAGCCTTTAATGAGCTTGATTTAGGCAAACGAGAGCCTACAACTGAAGCGGAAAAATTATTTGTTGCCATGTGTCGTGGCGAACGAGAAGCAGCAACGGTCGAAGAAAAAATTTGGAAGAAGTATACAAGTCGTATAAGTCGTCCAAAACGTTTTCATACATTATCGGGTGGAAAGCCGCAGCTCGATCCATCTGATGACTATACCGACTCTGATGACTAATATCATTAGTTTTAGTTAAAAGGAGCGTTTTTTCGCTCCTTTTTATTTATCCATCTAGTTGCTTTTGTAAATAGATCATTAATCTATCCATTGCACGAAAGCTTAGTGCTTCAATTAAATGATTTCTCTGTATTTTCTCTTCATTTGCAAGATCTGCAATAGTCCTCGATACCCTTAAAATTTTATGCCAAGCCCGTATCGATAATCCTAATTTATTAAGCGTATCTTCAAGAAAAGTTGCATCAATGGTATTCAATGAGCAATAGCATTCAATCTCTTTTCCGGTTAAATAAGTATTCACTTTTCCACATCGTGCAAATTGTCTTTCTCTTGCTTTTAGAACACGCTCTCTAATTGTCGTACTCGTTTCTGTGGTAAATGTAGGATGAATAAGTGCGCCTTGGGGAAGAAGTGGCATTTCGACAGATAAATCAAACCTATCTAAAAAAGGTCCAGAAACCTTGCTTAAATAGCGCAGGATTTGCTTTATTGGTACTCGATTGTGATTACCTTGATAATGTCCTGTAGGGCTTGGATTTAATGCACCGACCAATAATACATTAGCAGGGTAGCTTATTTTGGCTTTTGCGCGTGAAATAGTAATTTCTCTAGCATCTAGAGGTTCACGCAATGCATCGAGTACACGGCGCTCGAATTCAGGTAGTTCATCTAAAAATAAAATACCGTGATGTGCTAATGTAATTTCTCCCGGTTTAGGAAGAGAGCCTCCTCCTGTTAAAGCAACAGCAGAGGAAGTATGATGTGGCGCTCTAAATGGTCTTGTAGGCCACTTTCTTTCATTAAATGTCACTCCTCTTAAGCTACTAATGATTAATACATCAAGTGCTTCTTTAGCAGTTAAAGGTGGAAGAAGCGTACTTATTCTTTGTGCTAACATTGTTTTGCCTGTTCCTGGAGGTCCAAGAAA comes from the Proteus appendicitidis genome and includes:
- a CDS encoding YifB family Mg chelatase-like AAA ATPase translates to MALAIIYTRASLGISAPLITIEAHISQGLPGLTLVGLPETVVKEAKDRVRSALINSGYTYPAKRITINLSPADLPKEGARYDLPIALAILFASEQLISNKLERYEFIGELALSGKLHRVNAVIPSILSASKDHRISIVSTEHQTEVSLLPNKSALLASHLLDICHHLENNTPLIETENFIINDEIENQNNKDMSDIIGQNNAKRAAEITAAGNHNILFLGPPGTGKTMLAQRISTLLPPLTAKEALDVLIISSLRGVTFNERKWPTRPFRAPHHTSSAVALTGGGSLPKPGEITLAHHGILFLDELPEFERRVLDALREPLDAREITISRAKAKISYPANVLLVGALNPSPTGHYQGNHNRVPIKQILRYLSKVSGPFLDRFDLSVEMPLLPQGALIHPTFTTETSTTIRERVLKARERQFARCGKVNTYLTGKEIECYCSLNTIDATFLEDTLNKLGLSIRAWHKILRVSRTIADLANEEKIQRNHLIEALSFRAMDRLMIYLQKQLDG
- a CDS encoding DUF413 domain-containing protein, with product MAESFITTNRFFDNKHYPRGFSRHGDFTIKESQILERHGQAFNELDLGKREPTTEAEKLFVAMCRGEREAATVEEKIWKKYTSRISRPKRFHTLSGGKPQLDPSDDYTDSDD
- the hdfR gene encoding HTH-type transcriptional regulator HdfR, with translation MDTELLKTFLEVSKTRHFGRAAESLYLTQSAVSFRIRQLETQLGTNLFTRHRNNIRLTVAGERLIPYAESLMNTWLLAKKEISHASQHSELSIGATASLWEAYLTSWLQESYLERKELKIESRVSTRQSLVKQLHARELDLLFTTEAPKMDELESKIIGDITFQLMKIASNKTEEIAQFIKIEWSADFQSFLPSGAVQKIDPILTTNSAMIAYQLMKTTQAVAFLPTHWLDLYSDLAPASTEIIQKPLFAVWLNTSDQQVLIQQLLKQPINHQ